One Banduia mediterranea DNA window includes the following coding sequences:
- the rng gene encoding ribonuclease G — protein sequence MSTEILVNIGPQETRVALVDGGIVQEAYVQRASRQGVVGNIYKGRVNRVLPGMQAAFVEIGLARTAFLHVGDMVQSGSGENGESRAPPPVNQLLHEGQDVLVQVLKDPLGTKGARLTTLPSVPSRYLVLLPFDRHVGVSARIEDETERERLKSVMTDLLAELAPDYGVIVRTVGEGASPEALAQDMQFLVKLWRSISEQARSARSGELVHGDLPLSMRILRDLLGTDVDRVRIDSFEECGRVRAFAERFVPDAASLVEHYDGAAPIFDLYGVEDDLNRALDRRVELKSGGHLVVDQTEAMTTIDVNTGAFTGHRNLDETILKTNLEAAQAIARQLRLRNLGGIIIIDFIDMKNEDHRVQVMRALEKGLARDPARNQVCPVSPLGLVEMTRKRTRESLGHILCEPCPACEGRGYVKTVETVCHEVFREIQRSARQFEAKAFLVIAAPKIVTRLMEEQTVGLAELEASLGRPIRLQAESLYLQDNFDVVPL from the coding sequence AAATCCTCGTCAACATCGGGCCCCAGGAGACTCGCGTCGCGCTGGTCGATGGCGGCATCGTGCAGGAAGCCTACGTGCAGCGCGCCTCGCGCCAGGGCGTGGTCGGCAACATCTACAAGGGACGCGTCAACCGTGTCCTGCCGGGCATGCAGGCCGCGTTCGTGGAAATCGGGCTGGCTCGCACGGCGTTTCTGCACGTCGGTGACATGGTGCAGTCCGGCAGTGGCGAAAACGGCGAATCGCGCGCGCCGCCGCCGGTGAATCAGTTGCTGCACGAAGGCCAGGACGTGCTGGTGCAGGTGCTCAAGGATCCGTTGGGCACCAAGGGCGCGCGGCTGACCACGCTGCCCTCGGTGCCGTCGCGCTATCTGGTGCTGCTGCCGTTCGACAGGCACGTCGGCGTGTCCGCTCGGATCGAAGACGAGACCGAGCGCGAACGCCTGAAAAGCGTCATGACCGATCTGCTCGCGGAGCTGGCGCCGGATTACGGCGTGATCGTTCGGACGGTCGGCGAGGGCGCCTCGCCCGAGGCGCTGGCGCAGGACATGCAGTTTCTGGTCAAGCTGTGGCGGTCGATCAGCGAACAGGCGCGCAGTGCCAGGTCCGGTGAGCTGGTTCACGGCGATCTGCCGCTGTCGATGCGCATCCTGCGCGATCTGCTCGGCACCGACGTGGACCGCGTACGCATCGACAGTTTCGAGGAATGCGGGCGTGTCCGCGCCTTCGCGGAGCGGTTCGTGCCCGACGCGGCCTCGTTGGTCGAACACTACGATGGTGCGGCCCCGATCTTCGACCTGTACGGTGTCGAGGATGATCTCAATCGCGCACTGGATCGGCGCGTGGAACTCAAGTCCGGCGGTCATCTGGTGGTCGACCAGACCGAAGCGATGACCACGATCGACGTCAATACCGGAGCCTTCACCGGACATCGCAATCTCGACGAGACCATCCTCAAGACCAATCTCGAAGCCGCCCAGGCGATCGCGCGCCAGCTGCGGCTGCGCAATCTCGGCGGCATCATCATCATCGACTTCATCGACATGAAGAACGAGGATCACCGCGTTCAGGTGATGCGTGCACTGGAGAAGGGACTGGCGCGCGATCCAGCCCGCAACCAGGTGTGCCCGGTGTCGCCGCTGGGGCTGGTCGAGATGACGCGCAAGCGCACGCGCGAATCGTTGGGGCACATCCTGTGCGAACCCTGCCCAGCCTGCGAAGGGCGCGGCTACGTCAAGACCGTGGAAACGGTGTGCCATGAGGTATTCCGTGAAATCCAGCGCTCGGCCCGGCAGTTCGAGGCCAAGGCGTTTCTGGTGATCGCCGCGCCCAAGATCGTGACGCGGCTGATGGAAGAGCAGACCGTAGGTCTGGCGGAGCTCGAAGCCAGCCTCGGACGCCCGATCCGCCTGCAGGCAGAAAGCCTGTACCTGCAGGACAACTTTGACGTGGTACCCCTGTGA
- a CDS encoding YhdP family protein → MKQSRRRLWTWTISTVAGLIVLAAVVTGLFRGAVLLLPGYRDDLERKIGEITGYDIRIGEMNLYWRGLSPVLDLDRLVVMSAADPEQPAVRIGEMVIGTSLWRLLHGDVTPRYLSLTGLQLAVERQPDGHWIVSGLESRGSGGVEVQKLLDELARFKRVRLAGCVVEVSNEQWFGQSPRGFELREADLQIGETASDLLLRMQMPADIGRDLQVQLHLDGALNRPAQWQFDAEASAGDLQLGDVLRPWIKDGAGLAVGAPVLSFSGSTSQRGGFDQLSAALDLESLETRSADGSGAELSDIHLEGQWQRGPETWGLDLQSLRLRGPNGPWPVTRGRLSRSVNGAQTEWRADLGFVRLDDLAPLFAVLHKDRGADRLAGLRGDLRSLVMNLSLGDGAPRYRYRAEVAAAGVDDGERRFVGLTGGLSGDDSGGRLQLQPAPAEFAWPSLFADPITIDSLSGRLDWTQTADGGWRIGLDGLSWQLMTAAGAGEGELLLPGASAGKRATPRLKLRTSLQTDDVVPMKSLVPIAWHASLRDWLDRAIRGGRVVDGELRLDLPFSDIGQKRVPEGFQLDLQVAGGQLAFLPDWPTADGLEATLAFRGNGLNVKSDRGSLRGLKLEELSARIEDFSERRLVIDGRISGDAARFYQVLDSTPLRERLSALLDKTDAAGPTVVGLGLQVPLDAGAEPEVAGTIDINEGRMRVTGLPEDITGIQGQVRFDNAGVSAQDLHGRWMDIALSAALAPAEPGVTELSVEFDLGAESVLLERVPPWIRSRIRGRSHWSGGTRLGVEQTQPFVLRSGLEGTTIELPEPLYRPAGESGPLTISLSPDDSEGVLFEAQLAELLSVRGRVAAVREDPGFDLLSATLAQSKNRLDYLQIWFGGAPPQTPEPGIFVGGRVDSVDVRGWGQIYEPGDGDMPIPDPRLDVAVAAIRFGSFRVRDAQVRALHDDEGWALQFDSEQASGSLNYPSDQQGVMTARFDHLVVTSTPDEGTESDDEARVDESPTPDFTRDHEPLDPTTIPTFDVDVAALTFNRISLGHVVLQTSRLPEGQKVDRFSSDAPVLQAQVQGQWTRAGDTSQAGLGFDIKSSQIADALTAFGYAANLEARQANIKGQLSWDSAGEGLSLAQARGTVSLQAERGRMRTVEPGAGRVLGLFSFYALPRRLTLNFGDVVGKGLAFDRIDGNFDLGDGVAHTSDLDIEAPSVRIEMRGDIGLAARDYDQRVTLFPDVSGGVTLGAALLGGPAAAVIALLAQELLDKPLDQASQLSYRLTGSWDNPQVNRIDGGE, encoded by the coding sequence GTGAAGCAAAGCCGCCGCCGGCTCTGGACCTGGACGATCAGCACGGTCGCCGGCCTGATCGTGCTCGCCGCCGTCGTCACCGGTCTGTTCCGCGGTGCGGTGCTGCTGCTGCCGGGCTATCGCGACGACCTGGAACGCAAGATCGGCGAGATCACCGGTTACGACATTCGCATCGGCGAAATGAATCTTTATTGGCGCGGGCTGTCGCCGGTGCTGGATCTCGACCGCCTGGTGGTGATGAGCGCTGCCGATCCGGAACAGCCGGCGGTCCGCATTGGCGAGATGGTGATCGGAACCAGCCTGTGGCGTCTGCTGCATGGCGATGTGACACCGCGCTATCTGTCGCTTACGGGCCTGCAACTGGCTGTGGAGCGTCAGCCGGACGGCCATTGGATCGTGTCCGGCCTCGAAAGTCGGGGCAGTGGCGGCGTCGAAGTGCAGAAGCTGCTCGACGAGCTTGCGCGATTCAAGCGCGTGCGCCTGGCGGGATGCGTGGTCGAGGTCAGCAACGAGCAGTGGTTCGGCCAGAGCCCGCGTGGCTTCGAACTGCGCGAAGCCGATCTGCAGATCGGCGAAACCGCCAGCGATCTGCTGCTGCGGATGCAGATGCCGGCCGACATCGGCCGCGATCTGCAAGTCCAGCTTCATCTCGATGGTGCCTTGAATCGTCCGGCGCAATGGCAGTTCGACGCCGAGGCCAGTGCCGGCGACCTCCAGCTGGGTGATGTGCTGCGACCTTGGATCAAGGACGGCGCCGGCCTGGCGGTCGGCGCGCCGGTGCTCAGCTTCAGCGGGTCCACCAGCCAGCGGGGCGGATTCGATCAGTTGAGCGCCGCGCTCGATCTCGAGTCCCTGGAAACGCGCAGCGCCGATGGCAGCGGCGCCGAACTGTCGGATATCCACCTTGAGGGCCAGTGGCAACGAGGACCCGAAACCTGGGGGCTGGACCTGCAGTCCCTGCGTCTGCGCGGGCCCAATGGCCCCTGGCCGGTCACGCGCGGGCGGCTCAGCCGCAGCGTCAATGGGGCGCAAACCGAGTGGCGTGCCGATCTCGGCTTCGTACGGCTCGACGACCTTGCGCCCCTGTTCGCCGTGCTGCACAAGGACAGGGGCGCCGATCGCCTGGCCGGTTTGCGTGGCGATCTGCGTTCCTTGGTCATGAACCTGTCGCTGGGCGATGGCGCGCCGCGCTATCGCTATCGCGCCGAGGTGGCCGCCGCCGGTGTCGATGACGGCGAGCGCCGTTTCGTCGGGCTCACCGGCGGTCTCAGCGGCGATGACAGCGGCGGGCGCCTGCAGCTGCAGCCTGCGCCGGCCGAGTTCGCCTGGCCCAGCCTGTTCGCCGATCCGATCACGATCGATTCCCTGAGCGGCCGCCTCGACTGGACGCAAACGGCCGATGGTGGCTGGCGCATCGGTCTGGACGGGCTGAGCTGGCAGTTGATGACTGCGGCCGGTGCCGGCGAAGGCGAGCTGCTGTTGCCGGGCGCCAGCGCTGGAAAGCGCGCCACGCCCCGGCTGAAACTGCGTACCTCGCTGCAGACCGATGACGTGGTTCCGATGAAGTCTCTGGTGCCGATCGCATGGCATGCCAGCCTGCGCGACTGGCTGGATCGCGCGATTCGCGGCGGTCGCGTGGTCGACGGCGAACTGCGTCTGGACCTGCCGTTTTCGGACATCGGCCAGAAGCGGGTTCCCGAGGGCTTCCAACTGGACCTGCAGGTGGCCGGCGGCCAGCTCGCGTTTCTGCCGGACTGGCCGACGGCAGACGGTCTGGAGGCCACGCTCGCGTTCCGCGGCAATGGCCTGAATGTGAAAAGCGATCGCGGCAGCCTGCGCGGCCTCAAGCTCGAAGAGCTGAGCGCGCGTATCGAGGATTTCTCCGAACGCCGGCTGGTGATCGACGGACGCATCAGCGGTGATGCGGCACGCTTCTACCAGGTGCTGGACAGCACGCCGCTGCGCGAGCGGCTGTCGGCGCTGCTCGACAAGACCGATGCTGCCGGTCCGACCGTGGTCGGCCTGGGCCTGCAGGTACCACTGGATGCCGGTGCCGAACCCGAAGTGGCCGGCACCATCGACATCAACGAGGGCCGGATGCGCGTCACCGGTCTGCCCGAGGACATCACCGGGATTCAGGGGCAGGTTCGGTTCGACAACGCGGGCGTCAGCGCGCAGGACCTGCACGGCCGTTGGATGGACATCGCGCTGAGTGCCGCGCTGGCGCCGGCCGAGCCGGGCGTCACCGAACTGTCGGTCGAATTCGATCTGGGCGCCGAGTCGGTGTTGCTGGAACGCGTGCCGCCGTGGATACGTTCGAGGATTCGTGGTCGCTCTCACTGGAGCGGCGGCACCCGGCTGGGCGTCGAGCAAACCCAGCCTTTCGTCCTGCGCTCCGGCCTGGAAGGCACCACGATCGAGTTGCCGGAACCCTTGTATCGCCCCGCCGGCGAGTCCGGTCCACTGACGATCTCGCTGAGCCCGGACGACAGCGAAGGCGTGCTTTTCGAGGCCCAGCTTGCCGAGTTGCTGAGCGTTCGCGGCCGCGTTGCCGCCGTGCGCGAAGATCCGGGTTTCGATCTGCTGTCGGCCACGCTGGCGCAGTCCAAGAACCGTCTGGACTATTTGCAGATCTGGTTTGGGGGTGCGCCGCCACAGACGCCGGAGCCCGGAATCTTCGTCGGTGGGCGCGTCGATTCCGTCGATGTTCGCGGCTGGGGTCAGATCTACGAACCCGGCGATGGCGACATGCCGATTCCCGATCCGCGACTGGACGTGGCGGTCGCTGCGATCCGTTTCGGCAGTTTCCGGGTGCGGGATGCCCAGGTACGGGCCCTGCACGACGACGAGGGCTGGGCGTTGCAGTTTGATAGCGAACAGGCCAGCGGCAGCCTGAACTATCCGAGCGATCAGCAAGGCGTGATGACGGCCCGCTTCGATCACCTGGTGGTGACCAGCACGCCCGATGAGGGCACCGAAAGTGATGACGAGGCGCGCGTCGACGAATCACCGACGCCGGACTTCACGCGCGACCACGAGCCGCTCGATCCCACCACGATCCCCACCTTCGATGTCGATGTTGCCGCACTCACGTTCAACCGGATCAGCCTGGGTCATGTCGTCTTGCAGACCTCGCGCCTGCCGGAAGGCCAGAAGGTCGACCGGTTCAGCAGCGATGCGCCGGTTCTGCAGGCGCAGGTGCAGGGCCAGTGGACCCGTGCCGGCGACACTTCACAGGCCGGCCTGGGTTTTGACATCAAGAGTTCGCAGATCGCCGACGCGCTGACCGCTTTCGGCTACGCGGCCAATCTCGAAGCCCGCCAGGCGAACATCAAGGGGCAGCTCTCATGGGATTCGGCGGGCGAGGGTCTGAGCCTGGCGCAGGCCCGCGGCACGGTCTCGCTGCAGGCCGAGCGCGGTCGCATGCGCACTGTTGAACCCGGCGCCGGGCGCGTGCTCGGCCTGTTCAGTTTCTACGCGCTGCCGCGCCGCCTCACGCTCAACTTCGGAGATGTGGTCGGCAAGGGTCTGGCCTTCGATCGCATCGACGGCAATTTCGATCTCGGCGACGGCGTGGCGCATACTTCGGACCTTGATATCGAAGCGCCCTCGGTGCGGATCGAGATGCGTGGCGATATCGGCCTGGCCGCTCGCGACTATGATCAGCGGGTAACCTTGTTTCCCGATGTGTCAGGCGGGGTTACGCTGGGAGCGGCCTTGCTGGGTGGCCCTGCGGCGGCCGTGATCGCACTGCTGGCGCAGGAACTGCTCGACAAGCCGCTGGATCAGGCCAGCCAGCTCAGCTATCGCCTCACCGGGAGCTGGGACAATCCGCAGGTGAATCGCATCGACGGCGGAGAATGA
- a CDS encoding carbon-nitrogen hydrolase family protein, which produces MSTANPVVAALQMRTGADVAENLAQARGLLEDAARAKAVLAVLPENFAFMGAKETDKLSVAEPQGEGAIQSFLATQARRLGLWIVGGTLPMAVPERKDKVWAASLMYSPEGKLAAHYDKVHLFDVEVAREDGVDRYRESATIEQGDIRFVTQDTPAGRVGMTVCYDLRYPELYRRLSRDLAEIIVVPSAFTQRTGEAHWEPLLRARAIENQCFIIAPNQHGQHPGGRKTYGHSCIIDPWGTVIAERAEGVGIVTATLRREQLFNLRRTFPVLTHRRIVYDRT; this is translated from the coding sequence ATGAGCACAGCCAATCCCGTAGTCGCCGCGCTGCAGATGCGCACCGGTGCCGATGTCGCCGAAAACCTCGCGCAGGCGCGAGGTCTGCTCGAAGACGCGGCACGCGCCAAGGCGGTACTCGCCGTGCTGCCCGAGAACTTCGCGTTCATGGGCGCCAAGGAAACCGACAAACTCTCCGTTGCGGAACCGCAGGGCGAAGGCGCCATCCAGAGCTTTCTGGCGACGCAGGCGCGGCGCCTCGGCCTGTGGATCGTCGGAGGAACGTTGCCGATGGCCGTCCCCGAACGCAAGGACAAGGTCTGGGCGGCCAGCCTCATGTACAGCCCGGAAGGCAAGCTGGCGGCGCACTATGACAAGGTGCACCTGTTCGACGTGGAGGTCGCCCGCGAAGACGGCGTGGATCGCTACCGCGAATCCGCCACCATCGAGCAGGGCGACATCCGCTTCGTTACGCAGGACACGCCGGCCGGCCGCGTCGGCATGACCGTGTGCTACGACCTGCGCTATCCCGAGTTGTATCGCCGCCTGTCGCGTGATCTGGCGGAAATCATCGTGGTCCCCTCGGCTTTCACCCAGCGCACCGGCGAAGCCCATTGGGAGCCCTTGCTGCGCGCCCGCGCCATTGAGAACCAGTGCTTCATCATCGCGCCGAACCAGCACGGCCAGCATCCGGGCGGGCGCAAGACCTACGGTCACAGCTGCATTATCGACCCCTGGGGCACCGTCATCGCCGAGCGTGCCGAAGGGGTGGGTATCGTCACCGCCACACTGCGCCGCGAACAACTCTTCAATCTGCGTCGCACCTTCCCGGTGCTGACCCATCGCCGAATCGTCTATGACCGCACCTGA
- the tldD gene encoding metalloprotease TldD, giving the protein MTAPENSLDRARSALLAPGGLDLADLERTLDALMRPGIDAADLYFQDMRAESWVLEDGIIRTGNHHVERGVGLRAQSGEKTGFAYSDEIVAPALIDAASNARAIVRQGQQGGVQAWSARSVAPLYVGASPLDSLPVEDKLSLLRRCDAAARSADPRVSQVIASLSGTYEIILIAASDGTLAADVRPLCRLNVSVVVESGGKREQGSSGGGGRHGYEVFLESGSPEDYARESVRVALVKLEAVAAPAGTQTVVLGPGWPGVLLHEAVGHGLEGDFNRKGSSAYSGKIGQKVASELCTVVDEGSIPGRRGSLSVDDEGTPTQRNVLIEKGILRGYIQDKTNARLMGMAATGNGRRESYAHLPMPRMTNTYLTAGESDPADIIASVEKGIYAVGFNGGQVDITSGNFVFAASEAYLIENGKVTRPVKGVTLIGNGPDALGRVSMVGNDLALDPGIGVCGKDGQSVPVGVGQPTLKIDAMTVGGTQT; this is encoded by the coding sequence ATGACCGCACCTGAGAATTCCCTGGACCGGGCCCGCTCCGCGCTGCTGGCGCCGGGCGGGCTGGATCTCGCCGACCTCGAACGCACACTGGACGCACTGATGCGCCCCGGTATCGACGCGGCCGACCTCTATTTCCAGGACATGCGCGCCGAATCCTGGGTGCTGGAAGACGGCATCATCCGCACCGGCAATCACCATGTGGAACGTGGCGTGGGTCTGCGAGCCCAGTCCGGCGAAAAGACCGGGTTCGCGTATTCGGACGAGATCGTCGCCCCGGCCCTGATCGATGCCGCCAGCAATGCGCGCGCCATCGTGCGCCAGGGCCAGCAGGGCGGCGTGCAGGCCTGGAGCGCGCGCAGCGTCGCGCCGCTGTACGTCGGCGCGAGCCCGCTGGATAGTCTGCCGGTGGAAGACAAGCTGTCGCTGTTGCGCCGCTGCGATGCCGCCGCGCGCAGCGCCGACCCGCGCGTCTCCCAGGTCATCGCCTCCTTGTCCGGCACCTATGAAATTATCCTGATCGCCGCCAGCGATGGCACTCTGGCTGCGGACGTGCGTCCGCTGTGCCGGCTCAACGTCAGTGTCGTCGTGGAATCCGGCGGCAAGCGCGAGCAAGGCTCGTCCGGCGGCGGCGGTCGCCACGGCTACGAAGTGTTTCTGGAATCCGGCAGCCCCGAGGACTATGCGCGCGAATCGGTGCGCGTCGCCCTGGTCAAGCTCGAAGCGGTGGCGGCCCCTGCGGGCACGCAGACCGTGGTGCTCGGCCCCGGCTGGCCCGGCGTGCTGCTGCACGAGGCGGTCGGGCATGGTCTGGAAGGGGATTTCAACCGCAAGGGCAGCTCGGCGTACAGCGGCAAGATCGGCCAGAAGGTCGCGTCCGAACTTTGCACCGTGGTCGACGAAGGCTCGATTCCCGGCCGCCGCGGCTCGCTCAGCGTGGATGACGAGGGCACGCCGACGCAGCGCAACGTCCTGATCGAAAAAGGCATCCTGCGCGGCTACATCCAGGACAAGACCAACGCCCGCCTGATGGGTATGGCGGCCACCGGTAACGGCCGCCGCGAGTCCTACGCGCACCTGCCGATGCCGCGCATGACCAATACCTATCTCACCGCCGGGGAATCCGATCCGGCCGACATCATCGCCAGTGTCGAAAAGGGGATCTACGCCGTCGGCTTCAACGGCGGTCAGGTCGACATCACCTCCGGCAATTTCGTGTTCGCCGCCAGCGAGGCCTATTTGATCGAAAACGGCAAGGTCACACGCCCGGTCAAGGGCGTCACCCTGATCGGCAACGGCCCGGACGCCCTGGGGCGCGTCAGCATGGTCGGCAACGATCTCGCACTCGATCCCGGTATCGGCGTCTGCGGCAAGGACGGCCAGAGCGTACCGGTCGGCGTGGGCCAGCCCACCCTCAAGATCGACGCGATGACGGTGGGCGGCACGCAGACCTGA
- the malQ gene encoding 4-alpha-glucanotransferase — protein MKAGSADDQPPPIAPDQIAPAKVLMAARGAGVLLHISSLPDAPGNGDFSHSAYRFIEFCAEAGFDVWQLLPLGATHEDGSPYLSLSANAGNPLLISLDWLVDHGWLPGYEATADDAKTMRREALVAAWHGFQEKADAQWRVRFDAFRDAQADWLDDYCLFAALNAQHGGRSWIEWPQTLRDREASALSEAKGRLDEQLQRIAFEQFVFFTQWHEIRDYAQRHDVRLFGDLPLFVAHHSADVWAHRELFHVDAHGQAELVAGVPPDYFAEDGQIWGNPLYRWSNHEREGYAWWVRRMRTQWSLFDIVRIDHFRGLSAYWELKAGSQTARGGRWVPAPGDALLTQLHRSLYPLNLVAEDLGEITPDVYELRDRHHLPGMRVLQFAFDGDPNNLHLPQNTHGPLLMYTGTHDNNTTCAWWEELDPATQDYARFYLLHPEEPMPWPMIHTALASTAPLAIVPMQDLLGLGAEARMNTPGTVENNWSWRFEWSQLPGDLRARLRELIQRYGRLGDGAAGPE, from the coding sequence ATGAAAGCCGGCAGCGCCGACGACCAGCCGCCGCCGATTGCCCCGGACCAGATCGCGCCGGCCAAGGTGCTGATGGCCGCGCGCGGCGCCGGCGTGCTGCTGCACATCAGCTCGCTGCCGGATGCGCCCGGCAACGGCGATTTCTCGCACAGCGCCTACCGTTTCATCGAGTTCTGCGCCGAAGCCGGTTTCGACGTGTGGCAGTTGCTGCCGCTGGGCGCCACGCATGAAGACGGATCGCCCTACCTGTCCCTGTCCGCCAACGCCGGCAACCCCTTGCTGATCAGCCTGGACTGGCTGGTCGATCACGGCTGGCTGCCGGGCTACGAGGCCACGGCAGACGACGCCAAAACCATGCGCCGCGAAGCCCTGGTCGCCGCCTGGCATGGTTTTCAGGAAAAAGCGGATGCGCAATGGCGCGTGCGTTTCGACGCCTTCCGTGACGCCCAGGCCGACTGGCTGGACGACTACTGCCTGTTCGCCGCCCTCAATGCGCAACACGGCGGCCGCAGCTGGATCGAATGGCCGCAAACCCTGCGCGACCGCGAAGCCTCGGCACTGTCAGAGGCGAAAGGCCGCCTGGACGAGCAGCTGCAACGCATCGCCTTCGAACAATTCGTGTTCTTCACGCAATGGCACGAGATCCGCGACTACGCACAACGCCACGACGTACGCCTGTTCGGCGACCTGCCCTTGTTCGTGGCGCATCACAGCGCAGACGTCTGGGCGCACCGCGAACTGTTCCATGTGGACGCACACGGCCAGGCCGAACTGGTGGCCGGCGTCCCGCCCGACTACTTCGCGGAAGACGGACAGATCTGGGGAAATCCCCTGTACCGCTGGTCGAACCACGAACGCGAGGGCTACGCCTGGTGGGTCCGCCGCATGCGTACGCAATGGTCCCTGTTCGACATCGTGCGCATCGACCACTTCCGCGGCCTGTCCGCCTACTGGGAACTGAAAGCCGGCTCGCAGACCGCACGCGGTGGCCGCTGGGTGCCGGCGCCGGGCGACGCCCTGCTCACGCAACTGCACCGCAGCCTGTACCCGCTGAACCTGGTCGCCGAAGACCTCGGCGAAATCACACCGGACGTTTACGAACTAAGGGACCGACACCATCTGCCCGGCATGCGCGTCCTGCAATTCGCCTTCGACGGCGACCCGAACAATCTTCATCTTCCGCAGAACACGCACGGGCCGCTGCTGATGTACACCGGCACCCACGACAACAACACCACCTGCGCCTGGTGGGAAGAACTCGACCCAGCCACGCAGGACTACGCACGCTTCTACCTGCTGCACCCCGAAGAACCCATGCCCTGGCCGATGATCCACACCGCCCTGGCCAGCACCGCTCCCCTCGCCATCGTGCCGATGCAGGACTTGTTGGGTTTGGGCGCCGAGGCGCGTATGAATACGCCGGGAACAGTGGAGAACAATTGGAGCTGGCGATTCGAATGGTCGCAGCTGCCGGGAGATTTGCGGGCGCGTTTGCGGGAGTTGATTCAGCGGTATGGGCGCCTGGGTGATGGTGCGGCCGGTCCGGAGTGA